In Ruminiclostridium papyrosolvens DSM 2782, the following proteins share a genomic window:
- a CDS encoding ABC transporter ATP-binding protein: MNENINQEIETFDIGMDNSVDRAKNAKATSRRLLKYLAKQKFKLLAVLITVLVSSALNLVAPLVMGQVIDQLTKGIKESLTTGIKFIVDFNTIGRTVILLLVIYILTSLFIYFGQYLISGVAQTLTLGLRKELSQKLNRLPLRYYDCHKKGDILSRATSDLERVADSLQQGMMQLISSSVTIVAAIVIMLSIHPLLALITVFTLALSMFITTKIAHRVEGHFADNQKYLGELNSTIEEAFTGQVVIKAFSGEAKSVKAFQKVNGQLCDANRKAQFTAFSIEPLIRFIGKIGYVIVAVVGGIFAVQGTMTLGNVQAFIQYIDMCSEPMTQISYILNMLQSAVASAERVFELLDEEEEVPDLQNSKQLKNPRGEIAFEHVRFGYLKDKVLMEDINIHFNSGDTIAIVGSTGAGKTTLVNLMMRFYEIQGGRITIDNVNIKEFSRGTLRKMFGMVLQDTWIFQGSIKDNIAYSRPDASLDEVILAAKAARADHFIRTLPQGYQTILNEDGSNVSQGQKQLLTIARAILANPSILILDEATSSVDTRTEAEIQKAMNQLMQGRTSFVIAHRLSTIRDADLILVMQNGTIIEKGKHQELLNQKGLYEKLYNSQFASKVVKDK, from the coding sequence ATGAACGAGAATATAAATCAAGAAATAGAAACCTTTGATATTGGCATGGACAATTCCGTTGACAGAGCTAAAAATGCCAAAGCCACGTCCAGACGCTTGCTGAAATACCTAGCAAAGCAGAAGTTTAAACTTTTAGCGGTTTTGATTACCGTACTGGTAAGTTCCGCGCTTAACCTTGTGGCTCCTCTGGTGATGGGTCAAGTGATTGATCAGTTGACTAAGGGAATAAAAGAGTCACTGACAACCGGAATCAAATTCATTGTGGATTTCAATACAATCGGAAGAACCGTAATTCTTTTGCTTGTTATTTATATCTTAACTTCATTATTTATATACTTTGGGCAATATTTGATATCAGGAGTGGCACAAACTCTTACTTTGGGCTTGCGGAAAGAACTTAGCCAAAAACTAAACCGTTTGCCGTTAAGATATTATGATTGCCATAAAAAAGGAGATATATTAAGCCGTGCTACCAGTGATCTGGAGAGAGTAGCCGACAGCCTTCAGCAAGGGATGATGCAGCTTATCTCTTCGTCAGTTACTATTGTAGCTGCTATTGTAATTATGCTGAGCATTCATCCTCTTCTTGCGCTGATTACGGTTTTTACACTCGCTTTATCCATGTTTATCACCACTAAAATAGCACATAGGGTCGAAGGCCATTTTGCTGATAACCAAAAATATCTTGGTGAATTAAACAGCACAATAGAAGAAGCGTTTACCGGTCAAGTTGTGATAAAAGCCTTTAGCGGGGAAGCAAAATCGGTGAAAGCCTTTCAAAAAGTGAACGGACAGCTATGTGACGCAAATAGAAAGGCACAGTTTACCGCTTTTTCCATAGAACCACTGATACGGTTTATCGGAAAAATCGGATATGTCATTGTCGCAGTTGTCGGTGGTATTTTTGCGGTGCAAGGAACCATGACTCTGGGAAATGTTCAGGCATTTATTCAGTATATCGACATGTGCTCGGAACCCATGACACAGATTTCCTATATACTGAATATGTTGCAATCTGCTGTTGCATCAGCGGAGCGTGTTTTTGAACTTCTGGATGAGGAAGAAGAAGTGCCGGATCTTCAGAACAGCAAACAGCTTAAAAACCCCCGAGGGGAAATAGCCTTCGAACATGTGAGATTTGGATATCTTAAGGACAAGGTTTTGATGGAAGATATCAATATCCATTTTAATTCAGGGGATACGATTGCCATCGTAGGCTCAACCGGAGCAGGAAAAACCACTTTGGTTAATCTGATGATGCGGTTTTATGAAATTCAGGGCGGAAGAATTACGATTGATAATGTGAACATTAAAGAATTTAGTCGTGGGACTTTGCGGAAGATGTTCGGCATGGTTCTGCAGGACACATGGATTTTTCAAGGAAGCATAAAGGACAACATCGCCTACAGCCGGCCGGACGCAAGCCTGGATGAAGTGATTCTTGCGGCTAAGGCTGCTCGAGCGGATCATTTTATCCGTACTTTACCGCAAGGGTATCAAACCATTTTAAATGAGGACGGGTCGAACGTATCTCAAGGGCAAAAACAATTGCTGACGATAGCAAGAGCTATTCTTGCGAATCCGTCTATACTTATTCTTGACGAAGCAACCTCTAGCGTTGACACAAGAACAGAAGCGGAAATTCAAAAAGCCATGAATCAGCTTATGCAGGGTAGGACCAGCTTTGTAATCGCACACAGACTGTCAACGATTCGTGACGCTGATTTGATTCTGGTCATGCAAAACGGGACAATCATAGAAAAGGGAAAACATCAGGAGCTTCTGAACCAAAAAGGGCTTTATGAGAAGCTTTATAACAGCCAGTTTGCAAGTAAGGTCGTGAAAGATAAATAA